AAACGGCTCGGCAATAAAAGACCTGACAATCAACACCAGCAATAATATTGGCAGTAGCGAGCGAGTCTCACTGATCAGCCAATGCGGCTTCTGCTCGGCTTGGCGCTTCGCTTTGAAATAGAACTGGTCGGCACACCAAATGACGATACCTAGGGCAGAGGCCACCACTAAAATAAGGGGAAGATTAATGTCCATATAATTACTTATTCTGATTTTAATACCGCAAGGAAAGCAGACTGCGGAATTTCGACATTACCCACCTGCTTCATGCGTTTTTTACCGGCTTTTTGTTTTTCTAAGAGTTTTTTCTTACGGGTAATATCACCGCCATAGCATTTCGCGGTGACGTTTTTACGCAGCGCTTTGACCGTCGAGCGCGCAATCACATGGCCGCCAATAGCCGCTTGAATAGCCACATCAAACATTTGCCGCGGAATCAATTCTTTCATTTTTTCAGTCAGTACACGCCCACGCGACTGCGACTGATCTCGGTGCACAATCACCGCGAGCGCGTCAACGCGATCGCCATTGATTAACACATCTAACTTAACCAAGCTTGATTTCTCAAAGCGGTCAAAACTGTATTCCAGTGAGGCAAAACCGCGACTGACAGACTTAAGCCGATCAAAGAAGTCGAGCACAACTTCAGCCATGGGAATATCGTAGGTCAAAGACACCTGCTGCCCCATATATTGCATATCGCGCTGCATACCGCGCTTTTCTACACAGAGGGTTATGACATTCCCCAAATGCTCTTGCGGCACCAGGATATTGACTTCGGCAATCGGCTCACGCATTTCCTCAATCGTTGAGGGATCCGGCAATTTCGACGGGCTATCAACATAGATTTCTTCACCGCTTTTCAGGCCAACTTGATATACCACGGTTGGCGCTGTGGTAATGAGATCGAGATCATATTCGCGCTCAAGCCGTTCCTGAATAATCTCCATGTGCAACATGCCCAAGAAGCCAATCCGAAAACCAAAACCCAAAGCATCCGAGGTTTCTGGCTCGTAAAACAGCGAGGCATCATTTAAGGAGAGTTTTTCCAGCGCCTCACGAAAATCCTCATAATCGTCGGTCGAGACGGTAAACATGCCCGCGTAAACCCGCGGCTGCACTTTTTGAAAACCAGGCAAGGCATCAATGTGTTCGTAACCCTTAGCGTGGGTCAGCGTATCGCCCACCGGGGCACCATGAATATCTTTAATGCCAGCAATCACAAAGCCAACCTCACCCGCTTTTAACACACCGGTTTCGGTATGCTTGGGGGTGAATATGCCGACTGACTCGGCTTGATGAATTTTGCCAATTGACTGCGCGACAATTTTATCTTTTTTACGAATCGTGCCGTTGACGATACGCACCAGCGATACCACGCCGAGGTAGTTATCAAACCATGAATCAATAATCAGCGCCTGTAGTGGGCCATCAGGGTCACCTGAGGGCGCAGGAATGGTCTCGACTAGCTGCTCTAATGTGTCCTCAATACCTAGGCCGGATTTGGCACTGATATGCACTGCATCGGTGGCATCGACACCAATAATATCTTCCACTTCTTGCGCCACACGGTCAGGATCAGCCTGCGGTAAATCCATTTTATTAAGCACCGTCATCACTTCCAGCCCCTGCTCGATCGCGGTATAGCAGTTGGCCACCGACTGTGCTTCAACGCCTTGCGCCGCATCAACCACCAGCAGCGCACCTTCGCAGGCTGCTAGCGAGCGTGACACTTCATAGGAGAAATCAACATGCCCTGGGGTGTCGATGAAATTCAGCTGATAAGTCTGACCATCAGCGGCTTGATAGTCGAGAGTGACTGACTGCGCCTTAATGGTAATACCACGCTCGCGCTCAATATCCATAGAGTCCAGCACTTGTTCGGCCATTTCACGTTCGCTCAAACCGCCACAGACTTGAATAAATCGATCTGCCAAGGTGGATTTGCCGTGGTCTATATGGGCAATAATAGAAAAGTTTCGAATGTGGGATAAATCAGGCACAGCAATCTCGTTGATTAAATTCAGTCGATGCAAAAAAGCGCGATAATTTTACCTGAAATTCAGCACAGGGCATAGCGATGCAGTAGCCTAGGCGGATAAAACCTCGACCACTTCAGCCTTGCTTGGCTGCGCCGGAAGAATTTTTGCTAGGCTGGGGTGAAATAAGGCATTGTGCTCGAGCTTACGACTGAATCGACTCACCATTAGCAAGCTAATTCCGAGACCCAGCAACCCGGCAACAATCTGCAGCCATACCGCGGCATTTAGCCAATGCGCCAATCCAGCCGCCGCGAGCAGCGCCAGCAATGGCAGCAGGTACATCAGTAATGCGCTTTTTAATAACGCTGCTTCATCAATATGAAACTCAACCTGATCACCAATGTCAGGCTCGATGGGTAAATGCGCATACGGCAGTTTTAAATAATGCCGTTTTGATTGATATAGACTATTGATTAAGCGAGTGCCGCAGGCACTTTTAGCGGCACAGGCTTGGCAGCTGCTTTGCTGAATGACTTCAACATAGATGGTATCAGCTTCTTTGGCCACCACTTTACCTTGCTCACAAATCATCGCTAGCGCACCATAATATTGTTGGCAATTTGCTTAATCGTCGCCAGCGGCAGCTCACCCACCACGGTTAACTGCAGGCGCTGCGCCGACGGCGTAGCGACAAACCGCGTAGTCACAGCAGTGCCGCCATTGACCATGCTCATGCCCTTGGCTTCTGCTGAATCTCGCACATCACCCTCTGCCATAGGCTCGACAAAAACGCTAAACGAGGATAGCCCATCAGAATAGGTTGACTGCATCGCTTGATATTTGACGGTGGGCTGGAGGGTTGATTGAAAACCCGTTGGCTGCCAGAGTAACTGTAGCTGATAATTATCTAGCTGTAGGCGACTATCGGTTTTATCGGCCAATTTCACGCCTACATGGTCGATATGCAGGTCGTATTGCTTAGCCGATGCCTGACGAAGATTTTGAGTAATATCCTGGTCGACAATATCTTTATATTCAATCAACACATAGCGAAACTGTTCTACTAACTCGCCTGCTTGATCGAACACCTGCATATTTAGCATCAGACCCGTCTCAGCATCAACTGCAAAGATGTAGCTGAAGCGGTGCTGGTCTTTCGGGCTTAATTTCACGCGTTTCACTAAACGGTCAGCAACTCTGCTCTGATCCAGCAACTCACCCTCATAGACTTGCCAGACACGAGTAAAATCTTTGCGCACGGTTAAGATTTTATCGACTTCTGAAGCACGCAAATCAAAAAATGATTGTTCGTCTAAATGTATGCATTTGATCGCGTAGCCATCATTAATAAGCTCTTGCCGCACACCATCTAGAAACACTAAACGCTGTCGCTCGACACCGTTTGCAACTTGATGAAAATAACGATAGCTGGAGCTATGACTGCCGCGTTCGTAGGTAAATAAACCTTCAAATTCAAGCTGCTGAGATTGCTCACTCATACGCTGAATTAAGCTCTCTGGGCTGTCGGCAACCTCTATGCTGTCGGCAACTTCTATGCTGTCGGCAACTTCTGAAACCTCGGCCAATGCAGCAGAGCCAAAGGCAGCGCAAAGCCATAGTCCTGCGGCCGTCAGTAGTTTTGCAAGCTTACTTTTTAAGTAAAGCTGTTGGCTTGTCAAAGTGTCATTGACCGTTGCTAGGCCATATGATCTATTCACGCAAACGCTCCGTGGTTGCTCTGTTTCATATATTTATCGTATACGCAGATCTTATGTCTGCATACCATTTTCAGATGGCTAGGCTTACTCGGCCACACGCACCATCGGAATTAAGCCACGACCATTATTCATGGTCGCCTGCTCAGCATGTTGTTGCAGATAATAATTTAGCCGCTGCTGCTGATAGCGCTTTTGTTGCTCAACTAAATCAAGCTCAGCGATCGGGCTATCATCGGGTATCGCTACTTGCCCACTTACCGCACTGAGCCCAACCCCGCTTTCTATCGGTAACTGGCTGGCACTGACATCACCTTGGGCGACAAAGCCCGCCTCATCCAGTGCCGATTGTGCTTGATATTGCTGCAGACCAACCACGCTCACGAAGGCAAAGCTCGCGGCCGCGGCAAAGCCCAGTACAGGTTTCAGCCAAGTTTGTTGAGCTGCTGCAGCGCTAGTAGCATTGGTTTTAACGGATAAGGGCTCAAGTTCATCGATAGCAGCACTGACTGCTTGCGAGACATCAATCGATAGGTTCAGCGGCTCGGCTTGTGACGACTGCATTGACTGCTGAATCAGGGCATAACGTTGCCAGGTTTGACGGTCATCTTGATCTAGAGTTTGCAGCAGGCGACGGGTTTCAAACTCTGAAGCCTCGCCATCCAGCAGTGCGGAAAGCGTTTCGCGACGCGGATTTGCAGGGCCTGCCGCATCTTGTTTATCAGTCATGGTATTTGCTCTCAATTTTCTCAAGGACTGCAGTCATTATGCGACCTCGGTGTGATCTAGCAGCGGTTGAATAGCCTCATCAACCGCCTCACGTGCACGAAAGATGCGCGAACGAACCGTACCTACAGGACATCCCATTACTTCAGCAATCTCTTCATAGCTCATACCATCGTACTCTCTAAGGGTTAAGGCAACCCTTAAGTCTTCTGGCAACGATTTAATGGATTGGTTCACTTTTTCCATCAATTGTTGTGAAGAAAGTTGATTTTGTGGGTTTTCCATATCTTTTAAGGGGCTATTGCCCTCAAAATGCACGGCGTCATCAACATCAATATCTGTACCAGGTGGCCGTCGACCTTTGGCCACCAGATAGTTTTTGGCGGTATTAACAGCAATGCGATAAAGCCAGGTGTAGAATTGGCTCTCACCGCGAAAATTTTCAAGTGCTCGGTAGGCTTTGATAAAGGCTTCTTGCGTTACATCTTGTACTTCAGCACTATCGTAAATAAAACGCGCAACCAGAGCAGCAACACGCTGCTGGTATTTGATGACTAGCAAATCAAAAGCACGCTTGTCTCCCTGCTGGACGCGCTCGACTAACTGTTGATCGCTAGCAGCGCTCATAAATAGACTTCCTTGCGGTGAGTGAACATATCAAGATCTTAGCGTGCATAATAAAAATGTTTATTAAAAATAATTTTTTAAGCACACTATATGCTCAAAATATCGTCATTAAACCATGTTCTCGGCGATAGCGAAAGCGCTTCACCGCATCGCAGTCATCCCGATCACCGTGCTTTTCGTTTAAAGCAAAGATCGATTATAATTTCACCTCAACTCTACAATAAGCATCTCTATTTGTATGAAACGTTTCTATGACTACGACGCCGTCATTGTTGGCACTGGCGCATCTGGCCTGTCATTAGCCATTAGCTTAGGCGCCTCGCTAAAAGTCGCCATTCTATCTAAAAATGCTGCTTATGAAGGCAGCACATTTTATGCCCAAGGCGGCATTGCAGCAGTTTTAGATGATAAAGACACAACGGATTCACACAAGCAAGACACTATGGATGCAGGCGCTGGCTTATGCCGAGAAGAGGCGGTTGCATTTACAGTTAACCATGCTAAAGAAGCGATTGATTGGCTGGTCGATCAAGGCGTGGAATTTGACAAGCGCAGCGATAAGCATCCGGAAGATTTTCATTTAACCCAAGAAGGTGGCCATTCGCATCGACGCATTCTGCATGCTGCCGACGCAACCGGCAAAGCTGTTTCTTCGGCACTGCTAAAGCAAGCCTCCAGCATGCCAAATATTACTTTTTTTGAACACCATATCGCGGTTGACCTCATCAAACATCATGAGCGCTGCTGTGGTATTTATGTATTGGATCAGCAGCGTGATGAAGTTGACACCTTTCGCGCGAAGTTTGTCGTGCTGGCGACTGGCGGCGCGTCCAAAGTGTATTTGTACAGCTCTAACCCTGAAGGCAACAGCGGTGACGGGATTGCGATGGCTTGGCGCGCAGGCTGTCGGGTTGGTAATATGGAATTTAATCAATTCCATCCCACTTGTTTATACCACCCCAAGGCTAAATCTTTTTTAATTACTGAGGCATTGCGAGGCGAAGGCGCGTTATTAAAGTTACCCAATGGTGAGCGGTTCATGCAGCGCTATGATGAGCGCGGTGAGCTGGCTCCGCGCGATATTGTTGCCCGCGCGATTGATCACGAAATGAAGCGCATGGGGGCTGACCATGTGTATTTAGATATCAGCCATAAGCCTGCACTGTTTATCCAGCAACACTTCCCCACTATTTATCAACGCTGCTTGGCGCTGGGCATTGATATCACGCAGGAACCGATCCCCGTTGTCCCCGCGGCGCATTACACTTGCGGCGGCATCGTCGTTAATGAACATGGCGGCACCGATATCAATGGCCTATTGGCTATTGGTGAAACCACGTTTACTGGGCTGCATGGCGCTAACCGCATGGCCAGCAACTCACTGCTTGAATGCCTAGTATATGCGCGCTCGTCAGCTGACTATATTTTATCGCAAATCGACACTATTGAGCTGCCCGAGTCGATGGCGCACTGGGATGGCTCGCGCGTAACCGACTCCCATGAAGACATTACCATCAGCCATAGTTGGCACGAGCTACGCCGAGTGATGTGGGATTATGTTGGCATTGTGCGCTCAGATAAGCGCTTGCAGCGCGCGTTAGACAGGATTAGCCTGATTCGCCGAGAGGTTAATGATTATTACCGCAACTACCACATATCGGCAGATTTAATTGAGCTACGCAATCTGGTGGAGGTGGCTGAACTGATTGTACACTCTGCCATTCAGCGCAAAGAAAGTCGTGGCCTGCATTATACAACCGACTACCCTAAACCGCTGGATGAG
This genomic interval from Pseudomonadales bacterium contains the following:
- the lepA gene encoding elongation factor 4 codes for the protein MPDLSHIRNFSIIAHIDHGKSTLADRFIQVCGGLSEREMAEQVLDSMDIERERGITIKAQSVTLDYQAADGQTYQLNFIDTPGHVDFSYEVSRSLAACEGALLVVDAAQGVEAQSVANCYTAIEQGLEVMTVLNKMDLPQADPDRVAQEVEDIIGVDATDAVHISAKSGLGIEDTLEQLVETIPAPSGDPDGPLQALIIDSWFDNYLGVVSLVRIVNGTIRKKDKIVAQSIGKIHQAESVGIFTPKHTETGVLKAGEVGFVIAGIKDIHGAPVGDTLTHAKGYEHIDALPGFQKVQPRVYAGMFTVSTDDYEDFREALEKLSLNDASLFYEPETSDALGFGFRIGFLGMLHMEIIQERLEREYDLDLITTAPTVVYQVGLKSGEEIYVDSPSKLPDPSTIEEMREPIAEVNILVPQEHLGNVITLCVEKRGMQRDMQYMGQQVSLTYDIPMAEVVLDFFDRLKSVSRGFASLEYSFDRFEKSSLVKLDVLINGDRVDALAVIVHRDQSQSRGRVLTEKMKELIPRQMFDVAIQAAIGGHVIARSTVKALRKNVTAKCYGGDITRKKKLLEKQKAGKKRMKQVGNVEIPQSAFLAVLKSE
- a CDS encoding SoxR reducing system RseC family protein yields the protein MICEQGKVVAKEADTIYVEVIQQSSCQACAAKSACGTRLINSLYQSKRHYLKLPYAHLPIEPDIGDQVEFHIDEAALLKSALLMYLLPLLALLAAAGLAHWLNAAVWLQIVAGLLGLGISLLMVSRFSRKLEHNALFHPSLAKILPAQPSKAEVVEVLSA
- a CDS encoding MucB/RseB C-terminal domain-containing protein: MNRSYGLATVNDTLTSQQLYLKSKLAKLLTAAGLWLCAAFGSAALAEVSEVADSIEVADSIEVADSPESLIQRMSEQSQQLEFEGLFTYERGSHSSSYRYFHQVANGVERQRLVFLDGVRQELINDGYAIKCIHLDEQSFFDLRASEVDKILTVRKDFTRVWQVYEGELLDQSRVADRLVKRVKLSPKDQHRFSYIFAVDAETGLMLNMQVFDQAGELVEQFRYVLIEYKDIVDQDITQNLRQASAKQYDLHIDHVGVKLADKTDSRLQLDNYQLQLLWQPTGFQSTLQPTVKYQAMQSTYSDGLSSFSVFVEPMAEGDVRDSAEAKGMSMVNGGTAVTTRFVATPSAQRLQLTVVGELPLATIKQIANNIMVR
- a CDS encoding sigma-E factor negative regulatory protein, which produces MTDKQDAAGPANPRRETLSALLDGEASEFETRRLLQTLDQDDRQTWQRYALIQQSMQSSQAEPLNLSIDVSQAVSAAIDELEPLSVKTNATSAAAAQQTWLKPVLGFAAAASFAFVSVVGLQQYQAQSALDEAGFVAQGDVSASQLPIESGVGLSAVSGQVAIPDDSPIAELDLVEQQKRYQQQRLNYYLQQHAEQATMNNGRGLIPMVRVAE
- the rpoE gene encoding RNA polymerase sigma factor RpoE, encoding MSAASDQQLVERVQQGDKRAFDLLVIKYQQRVAALVARFIYDSAEVQDVTQEAFIKAYRALENFRGESQFYTWLYRIAVNTAKNYLVAKGRRPPGTDIDVDDAVHFEGNSPLKDMENPQNQLSSQQLMEKVNQSIKSLPEDLRVALTLREYDGMSYEEIAEVMGCPVGTVRSRIFRAREAVDEAIQPLLDHTEVA
- the nadB gene encoding L-aspartate oxidase, with protein sequence MKRFYDYDAVIVGTGASGLSLAISLGASLKVAILSKNAAYEGSTFYAQGGIAAVLDDKDTTDSHKQDTMDAGAGLCREEAVAFTVNHAKEAIDWLVDQGVEFDKRSDKHPEDFHLTQEGGHSHRRILHAADATGKAVSSALLKQASSMPNITFFEHHIAVDLIKHHERCCGIYVLDQQRDEVDTFRAKFVVLATGGASKVYLYSSNPEGNSGDGIAMAWRAGCRVGNMEFNQFHPTCLYHPKAKSFLITEALRGEGALLKLPNGERFMQRYDERGELAPRDIVARAIDHEMKRMGADHVYLDISHKPALFIQQHFPTIYQRCLALGIDITQEPIPVVPAAHYTCGGIVVNEHGGTDINGLLAIGETTFTGLHGANRMASNSLLECLVYARSSADYILSQIDTIELPESMAHWDGSRVTDSHEDITISHSWHELRRVMWDYVGIVRSDKRLQRALDRISLIRREVNDYYRNYHISADLIELRNLVEVAELIVHSAIQRKESRGLHYTTDYPKPLDEAKDSILSPADAQPSAAIKS